A genomic segment from Dendropsophus ebraccatus isolate aDenEbr1 chromosome 7, aDenEbr1.pat, whole genome shotgun sequence encodes:
- the LOC138797142 gene encoding zinc finger protein 665-like isoform X1, whose translation MDEDRNFMDARIMELTLEIIDLISEEDYTIVKQTWGEGVAFPQESGGRSRARGPITEPPSLIHEQKILELTHRMTELLTGEVPIRCQDVAVYFSMEEWEYVEGHKDLYQGEQPLMMEDQPPGLTSSRMDTSTAARILALTLELIHLVSGEDYTIVKKTWGEGVAFPQESGGRSRARGPITEPPSLIHEQKILELTHRMTELLTGEVPIRCQDVAVYFSMEEWEYVEGHKDLYRGEQPLMMEDQPPGPTAQDGGSDRNPPERCPRPLYSQDCPEGIVPADNQQERDGGGWRGLDTPASVSVNGEGRTRGSHLRLFPYNQLQDHKSEKGSERRLGKCFSCSECGKQFKKKSRLFMHKRTHTDERPFSCSECGKAFTWKSALIGHQAVHTGEKPFTCSECGKSFTRKTHLVGHQRIHTGEKPYSCSECGKCFMRKDCLENHQRIHTGEKPFLCTECGKCFTHKSNLGEHLRTHTGKKPYACLECGKCFMRKDSLVEHLRIHTEEKLFLCPENGDCLSPESIPNGQQRIHTEEKPFSCSECGKCFKKKYSLSMHKRIHIDERPFSCPECGKSFTRKSHLIGHQRTHTGDKPFSCQECGKWFKLKHHLERHQVIHTGEKPFSCSECGKCFTQKSDVVKHRRIHTGDKPFHTIDKPFSCPDCGKCFSHKISLMQHLRSHTGEKPFSCSECGKCFTRKSHLVDHQRVHTGDNPLSEIHQGIHMDKKPFLCSECGKCFIRKSALVRHQRIHSGERPFSCSECGKCFSQKSSLIEHLKTHTGEKPFSCSECGRCFSQKLGLIQHLRIHTGEKPFPCPECEKCFSQKSGLVKHQRTHSGEKPF comes from the exons ATGGATGAGGACAGGAACTTCATGGATGCACGGATAATGGAGCTCACTCTGGAGATCATTGACCTGATATCTGAGGAG gattacaccatagtgaaacagacatggggggagggtgtggccttcccccaggagtcaggagggcggagcagggcccggggccccatcacggagcctccatcactgatacatgagcagaagatcctagaactcacccacaggatgactgagctgctgactggagag gttcctataaggtgtcaggatgtggccgtctatttctccatggaggagtgggagtatgtagaaggacacaaggatctgtaccagggggagcagccgctcatgatggaggatcagccgcccggcctcaccTCATCTAGGATGGACACCTCCACGGCTGCGAGGATACTGGCGCTCACCCTGGAGCTCATCCACCTGGTATCCGGAGAG gattacaccatagtgaagaagacatggggggagggtgtggccttcccccaggagtcaggagggcggagcagggcccggggccccatcacggagcctccatcactgatacatgagcagaagatcctagaactcacccacaggatgactgagctgctgactggagag gttcctataaggtgtcaggatgtggccgtctatttctccatggaggagtgggagtatgtagaaggacacaaggatctgtaccggggggagcagccgctcatgatggaggatcagccgcccggccccacagcacaag atggaggcagtgacaggaatccaccagagagatgtccccgtcctctgtattcccaggactgtccagagggaattgtcccagcagacaatcagcag GAACGTGATGGTGGAGGGTGGAGAGGACTCGATACACCCGCATCGGTATCGGTGAATG GTGAAGGCCGGACGAGAGGCTCCCATCTCCGTTTATTTCCCTATAATCAACTACAAGATCACAAATCCGAAAAAGGAAGTGAACGTAGACTTGGGAAATGtttttcatgttctgaatgtgggaaacaATTTAAAAAGAAATCTCGTCTTTTCATGCACAAGAGAACACACACAGACGAAAGGCCGTtctcgtgttcagaatgtggaaaagctTTTACTTGGAAATCGGCTCTTATCGGGCATCAAGcagttcacacaggagaaaaaccatttacatgttcagagtgtgggaagtCGTTCACTAGGAAAACACATCTCGTtggacatcagagaattcacacgggagagaagccatattcgtgttcagaatgtgggaaatgctttatgCGTAAAGACTGTCTGGAGaatcatcagagaattcacacaggagagaagccgtttttatgcacagaatgtggtaaatgttttacccATAAATCAAATCTTGGTGAACatctgagaactcacacagggaagaagccgtatgcatgtttggaatgtgggaaatgctttatgCGTAAAGATTCCCTTGTGGAACATCTAAGAATTCACACAGAGGAGAAACTTTTTTTGTGTCCTGAAAATGGGGACTGTTTAAGTCCGGAATCGATTCCTAACGGACAACAAAGAATTCACACGGAAGAGAaaccgttttcatgttcagaatgtgggaaatgctttaaaAAGAAATATAGTCTTTCCATGCACAAGAGAATTCACATAGATGAACggccattttcatgtccagaatgtgggaaatctttcaCGAGGAAATCCCATCTTATtggacatcagagaactcacacaggagataaACCGTTTTCATGCCAGGAATGTGGGAAGTGGTTTAAACTTAAACATCATCTCGAGAGACATCAAGttattcacacaggagagaagccgttctcatgttctgaatgtgggaaatgttttactcagaaatcagatGTTGTAAAACATCGGCGAATCCACACAGGAGATAAACCATTTCACACAATAGATaaaccattttcatgtcctgactgtgggaaatgttttagtcaTAAGATAAGTCTTATGCAACATctaagaagtcacacaggggagaagccattttcatgctcagaatgtggcaaatgttttaccaggaaatcacatcttgttgaccatcaaagaGTCCACACAGGAGATAACCCTCTGTCAGAGATACATCAGGGAATTCACATGGacaagaagccatttttatgttcagaatgtgggaaatgttttattcggaAATCTGCTCTAGTTAGACACCAGAGGATTCATTCGGGCGAGAggccattttcttgttcagagtgtggaaaatgttttagtcAGAAATCAAGTCTTATTGAACATCtgaaaactcacacaggagagaagccattttcatgttcagaatgtgggagatgttttagTCAGAAACTGGGTCTTATACAACACCTGAgaattcacactggagagaaaccATTTCCGTGTCCTGAATGTGAGAAGTGTTTCAGTCAGAAATCGGGTCTTGTTAAACACCAGAGAACTCactcaggggagaagccattttga
- the LOC138797142 gene encoding zinc finger protein 665-like isoform X2: MDEDRNFMDARIMELTLEIIDLISEEDYTIVKKTWGEGVAFPQESGGRSRARGPITEPPSLIHEQKILELTHRMTELLTGEVPIRCQDVAVYFSMEEWEYVEGHKDLYRGEQPLMMEDQPPGPTAQDGGSDRNPPERCPRPLYSQDCPEGIVPADNQQERDGGGWRGLDTPASVSVNGEGRTRGSHLRLFPYNQLQDHKSEKGSERRLGKCFSCSECGKQFKKKSRLFMHKRTHTDERPFSCSECGKAFTWKSALIGHQAVHTGEKPFTCSECGKSFTRKTHLVGHQRIHTGEKPYSCSECGKCFMRKDCLENHQRIHTGEKPFLCTECGKCFTHKSNLGEHLRTHTGKKPYACLECGKCFMRKDSLVEHLRIHTEEKLFLCPENGDCLSPESIPNGQQRIHTEEKPFSCSECGKCFKKKYSLSMHKRIHIDERPFSCPECGKSFTRKSHLIGHQRTHTGDKPFSCQECGKWFKLKHHLERHQVIHTGEKPFSCSECGKCFTQKSDVVKHRRIHTGDKPFHTIDKPFSCPDCGKCFSHKISLMQHLRSHTGEKPFSCSECGKCFTRKSHLVDHQRVHTGDNPLSEIHQGIHMDKKPFLCSECGKCFIRKSALVRHQRIHSGERPFSCSECGKCFSQKSSLIEHLKTHTGEKPFSCSECGRCFSQKLGLIQHLRIHTGEKPFPCPECEKCFSQKSGLVKHQRTHSGEKPF, encoded by the exons ATGGATGAGGACAGGAACTTCATGGATGCACGGATAATGGAGCTCACTCTGGAGATCATTGACCTGATATCTGAGGAG gattacaccatagtgaagaagacatggggggagggtgtggccttcccccaggagtcaggagggcggagcagggcccggggccccatcacggagcctccatcactgatacatgagcagaagatcctagaactcacccacaggatgactgagctgctgactggagag gttcctataaggtgtcaggatgtggccgtctatttctccatggaggagtgggagtatgtagaaggacacaaggatctgtaccggggggagcagccgctcatgatggaggatcagccgcccggccccacagcacaag atggaggcagtgacaggaatccaccagagagatgtccccgtcctctgtattcccaggactgtccagagggaattgtcccagcagacaatcagcag GAACGTGATGGTGGAGGGTGGAGAGGACTCGATACACCCGCATCGGTATCGGTGAATG GTGAAGGCCGGACGAGAGGCTCCCATCTCCGTTTATTTCCCTATAATCAACTACAAGATCACAAATCCGAAAAAGGAAGTGAACGTAGACTTGGGAAATGtttttcatgttctgaatgtgggaaacaATTTAAAAAGAAATCTCGTCTTTTCATGCACAAGAGAACACACACAGACGAAAGGCCGTtctcgtgttcagaatgtggaaaagctTTTACTTGGAAATCGGCTCTTATCGGGCATCAAGcagttcacacaggagaaaaaccatttacatgttcagagtgtgggaagtCGTTCACTAGGAAAACACATCTCGTtggacatcagagaattcacacgggagagaagccatattcgtgttcagaatgtgggaaatgctttatgCGTAAAGACTGTCTGGAGaatcatcagagaattcacacaggagagaagccgtttttatgcacagaatgtggtaaatgttttacccATAAATCAAATCTTGGTGAACatctgagaactcacacagggaagaagccgtatgcatgtttggaatgtgggaaatgctttatgCGTAAAGATTCCCTTGTGGAACATCTAAGAATTCACACAGAGGAGAAACTTTTTTTGTGTCCTGAAAATGGGGACTGTTTAAGTCCGGAATCGATTCCTAACGGACAACAAAGAATTCACACGGAAGAGAaaccgttttcatgttcagaatgtgggaaatgctttaaaAAGAAATATAGTCTTTCCATGCACAAGAGAATTCACATAGATGAACggccattttcatgtccagaatgtgggaaatctttcaCGAGGAAATCCCATCTTATtggacatcagagaactcacacaggagataaACCGTTTTCATGCCAGGAATGTGGGAAGTGGTTTAAACTTAAACATCATCTCGAGAGACATCAAGttattcacacaggagagaagccgttctcatgttctgaatgtgggaaatgttttactcagaaatcagatGTTGTAAAACATCGGCGAATCCACACAGGAGATAAACCATTTCACACAATAGATaaaccattttcatgtcctgactgtgggaaatgttttagtcaTAAGATAAGTCTTATGCAACATctaagaagtcacacaggggagaagccattttcatgctcagaatgtggcaaatgttttaccaggaaatcacatcttgttgaccatcaaagaGTCCACACAGGAGATAACCCTCTGTCAGAGATACATCAGGGAATTCACATGGacaagaagccatttttatgttcagaatgtgggaaatgttttattcggaAATCTGCTCTAGTTAGACACCAGAGGATTCATTCGGGCGAGAggccattttcttgttcagagtgtggaaaatgttttagtcAGAAATCAAGTCTTATTGAACATCtgaaaactcacacaggagagaagccattttcatgttcagaatgtgggagatgttttagTCAGAAACTGGGTCTTATACAACACCTGAgaattcacactggagagaaaccATTTCCGTGTCCTGAATGTGAGAAGTGTTTCAGTCAGAAATCGGGTCTTGTTAAACACCAGAGAACTCactcaggggagaagccattttga